The Argiope bruennichi chromosome 5, qqArgBrue1.1, whole genome shotgun sequence genome segment TGATAAATTATTTCGCCATGGGTTTATGGGAAAAGAAACGATTGCCTTCATGGCTAACTCGTCGAGTTATCGCGTATTGTTACGCAATGTTGAAAATTGGGAATTGGAAGTGTTAGCGGGGGTTGAGAGACAATTGTTGACTGTATCATGGTTTGGGTTATGTAGATAATATTTGCGAACATCAGAAACTTAAAGTGGAACTGGCTGCGTGGGTAAGGTGTAAAAGTTTGAGTATcggggtggcgttggaggtgtgggttatgtttgtgaaagtgtgggtctctgggtggcgttggaggtgtgggttatGTTAGTGAAAGTGTGGGTGTCttggtggcgttggaggtgtgggttgtgtatgtgaaagtgtgggtctctgggtggcgttggaggtgtgggttgtgtatgtgaaagtgtgggtctctgggtggcgttggaggtgtgggttgtgtatgtgaaagtgtaggtctctgggtggcgttggaggtgtgggttgtgtatgtgaaagtgtaggtctctgggtggcgttggaggtgtgggttgtgtatgtgtgagttgtggttttaggggtgacggtgtgggttgtgtatgtgtgagttgtggttttaggggtgacggtgtgggttgtgtatgtgtgagttgtggttttaggggtgacggtgtgggttgtgtatgtgtgagttgtggttttaggggtgacggtgtgggtattgtatgtgtgagttgtggttttaggggtgacggtgtgggtattgtatgtgtgagttgtggttttaggggtgacggtgtgggttgtgtatgtgtgagttgtggttttaggggtgacggtgtgggttgtgtatgtgtgagttgtggttttcggggtgacggtgtgggttgtgtatgtgtgagttgtggttttaggggtgacggtgtgggttgtgtatgtgtgagttgtggttttaggggtgacggtgtgggttgtgtatgtgtgagttgtggcATTTGCGTACTGTGCAAGGATTTGATACTTCTAATCATTTGGGGTGGCTTAGTTTCACCTTCGTGGCcaatattttaataggaattaggaatataatataatataagcgGCGAGTTTAAAACGTtttgaagtaagaaaattattgaaaaatgtttaggaAATTGAAGTGAACGAGGTTTAATATGTAAGAATttaattcgtaattttaaattattttgtatttaaatcccATCAATAGGTAGTTATATTTTTTCGGATGGATACATTACTAAATATTCATGCTGAGTTTCTCCCTCCCTTGAATCTCAAACCAGAGGAAACATAgaacaattaattaatagataatcTTTAATAAGTAACTCTTTGCTTAAGTCAGCAATTATAACTTGTAATGACTTTAATCAATAACTGAAGTATCTCCTTTatagtaaggggaaaaaaattggcGGATACCATATTAATGCAAACTTTCCAATGAGCAGAGtagattaaaattcatattaagattaaatttgatatttcagtGACATAAATCCCGGAAAACCCAAAGTTTTGCTATGACGGAAtccgataaaaagaaaaatttatactcgtaattatacttaaattaaaatattaatttaatagaacttttaaaatatccaatttctctgaataatattcatttattctcaTTTAGGGGGGATTGGAGTGAGTGACGGCTTATTGGGAATCAATATCTCAATGTAATTAAAAGCtgccattttctttcaaattccaaTTAGCTGTTTTTGCCATCAAAAGCAGTATTAGCTCCGTATCTGAGGCTCAATTATTTGACATTTCGTACTTGAAACGAACTTTTTCTCCCggttttggaattaaaatctCCAATCTGCCTCGTTCTTTTTTGGCTTTCTGTACATTAACTATTCCTCTAGTTGATGTAACAATTTGGAATCTCATTAAAAATACCTAGTTCAATTCGGTGTCTAATATTTATACATCCTAATgtgatacatataatttttactgaataaagaaGACGAATTCTTACTCTTCAGTTATCTAGAAATAACTTAGTTTGTTCTATATCGCAATTCGGAAATGGAAGTTTGAATAGCTTCATGTGAAGGAATTGCAATTGTCTTCgaatcaaaatgaatgaattaaaggcAGTAATCGGTTAGAATAAGGCTAGGAAAAACCTTTCAGAAATAGAATTGAATTAAGCTACTAagcatttgagataaaaaaaaatcgtactaaATTAAGCTATTTTGAACTTACttgaaattattcagataaatttcGTATTGCATTTTAtacttaagtatataaaaaaattatcttcataacacttaaaaatatgaaatgagttAAGGCAAAGatgttttttctgaaatcaaatttgtttattgtaaagaaaaacaaaagaggAATAATCTCTGTAGTCCattcccttttaaaatttaaaaattactaacagTTGCCCGCTCAAATGTTTTTATCTATTGGAAACtttctaaaatgcattaaaatctgcacatttaatgtggaagaaatattcataatcttTGAATATTCCACTCGAGTAGTTTCTAAGCGACGAAAATGCTATAATCATGTGGATTTTACATGGTACAGTCTAATATGACAGAGGAAACAGTGGCAGTTGCTCTCTTGTGCCCTCTTCTATAAATGAACAGAATGTTTAATGCAAATTTGACAAGTCTTTTGTGTAAGACTATCCAGTGGGAAACGTTTAAATCAAATATCTGTAATACTAGAAAGTTTCTGTTGAATTCACTGGCCTTTTCACTCATCAGTGAAATACGTCATAGAAGTCATCAATTTAACAAAATCGCCTGCCGTTGTTGGAGCTGTTCACTGCAAAGAACACTTTTTATGCTGTTCGCTTGAAACAGTGGCCAACTCCTGTAAGCAAAGCGACCGCCTTTTCTCTTGACGAAAATATGGATGGCAGCTATCTGGATGGCCacgaaattttttctttcgtACAGAAGTAATATCGGTGAGTTacgatatttataattatcatatcgTGATGAATGTTGGATATAATCATGTGATTATATCTATGGTAATTATAGCTgtaaaaatgtacacattttttttcactaggCATTGACAGACAGTACAACATGGCCTATATCCATGTCATTTTGCTTGATAAAGGCACTACGTCAACCACCAGTAGTGTTGCTTTCTGTTCCATGCACTTGATTGTCCACCCCAAATATGCTGGATGCGAGGAAGTATTCCTTACAGGTGATGTTGAAGGTGATGAGACAATTCAAGGGCGCAGTAAGTTCgctatttatattaacaaaacgGCATGGAATTTGAAAACCATTAATTGGTTCatctagaaattaaattactGGAGGCTGCAAAGAGATGCGAaacataattatcttaaaatatttattgaaacagatGCAGCCCTATTGGCTACTAACCATAATGAATTACCGGAATTCAAACGCCTGTCATACGCGTTTCTGAGTATAGGATTCAAAGTAATTGAACGTCTTAGAATGGAATCACCCAGTGACCCTCGTTATGAGGGAAATACTCCATGGCCAGGAACCGTTTGAAACTAGATTCCAGCATCTACGCAGGACAAAAATGCTTCTAGGTAATTCTGTTGTCTCTGCATGGCTTGTGGTAAACTTTCTAGAATGAccaaatttattaagttaaatgaaTGCCCTTTCAGTTCCAGCCATAAAGTATCTACATATGTGTAGTAGGTATCTAGATGTCCTGGAAAGAACGTCATTGAAGTAATATCGGTAAGTTGTGCGAATTGTCACACCATCAAATGATTTCCAATCATTGGCTTGGATTATCGAATGAGAACCATAACAATGTACTTCTATTTGTTTTAGGTATTCTTCTGTCAGACAACTCATGGCCGTTGATGCTACTTTTCCGGTTAAAAAGTATGTCATCACCATCGATAATACGCTTTTCAAGGTCCAAAAACGTCTTCACTAGAAAGCAGTTCTTTATACGGGGAGGATATTCCCTTCAGATGAGTTCGAAGTACATGGAATTCAAAGGCATGGTAAGTTTctgaattataacaataaaactaCCACAGAGAGACACTCGATAACCATTTTATTTGGTTTCTCCAGAAAGTATATCGGTGGCAGTTAAAGATAAATAAACCATAATTTCctggaaataattattgaaatatctacAGTAGTTTTACCTAAGAAAAGAGTTGATATACTTATTTCACGATATCAACTTCTAAACGTAATTGTCGAAGTAATCGGCCTAGGTAAGGCTTTCTTCATGGTGTATACTAAGGAAATATTGCATGGACAGAAACTTTTTCAAACATACGCCTGTGACAGATGAGCAAAAGATGtttccatgtaattttttttcgtctCACTTTCAACCTCCAGTAAACTCATTTTTTGGAACGCTctaaattcattgtaatttttatttaaaatgcatataattttcaatattttgttaatcgAAGTAACTGGTACATACTAATATCAGTAAGGTCaccaatttcatttccttttaaagtatttaaatgataatcCAGAAAACTTCGGTTGTAACCTTAAGAAAGAAAACGTCCATGTTTGTCAAACGAAGCTTCAAGCCTTGTTTCTTTCTCCATTATGCACTCATTCGTTCGTTCCGAGACAGTTTAAATGATTCTATGACAGTTTCTAGAAAAGGGCAAAATAACATATGGTATTCTGAAGTCTAACCAATAACTGCGGCTACTGTGCTAATGCTAT includes the following:
- the LOC129969544 gene encoding uncharacterized protein LOC129969544, which codes for MAAIWMATKFFLSYRSNIGIDRQYNMAYIHVILLDKGTTSTTSSVAFCSMHLIVHPKYAGCEEVFLTGDVEGDETIQGRSILLSDNSWPLMLLFRLKSMSSPSIIRFSRSKNVFTRKQFFIRGGYSLQMSSKYMEFKGMI